The segment TGGAAAACGACACTTCTGCATCCCCTTCCTAGGACTGCTGAATTCTCCCGCAGAATAACCGATTGACATGCAGGTCTAACTGGTTTATAAATGGGGTCCGTTTTTTAAGAAAACGGCTTTAAGTGGATCGTATGTAATCATTGAATGATCCGTTCTTTTCTTCATGACCGGATGATTAAAACAGCACCGGCCGGGGATCATACCGGTTAAATCGTATCCCCCAAACAATTGGAGAACCGACATGTCCTTTCCATCCCCTTTCTATCGGTGGAGGCCGCATCCTTGGCATGGTCTCGAAGTTGGTCCGAATCCTCCCTCATTGGTTCACGCCTATATTGAGATCACCCCTTTCGACACGGTCAAATATGAGCTGGACAAAACCACGGGCTATTTGCATGTAGACCGTCCTCAGCGGTCCTCCGCCCTTCCTCCCAGCCTGTACGGTTTCGTTCCACGCACCTACTGCGGCCGACGCGTCGGCGCGCTGATGCCGAACGCCAAGATCGGTGACCGGGATCCATTGGATATCTGTGTCCTTAGCGAGCGTCCGATCGACCGTTCCGACGTGATTTTGCAGGCCCGCGTGGTGGGGGGATTGCCGATG is part of the Candidatus Manganitrophus noduliformans genome and harbors:
- a CDS encoding inorganic pyrophosphatase; this translates as MSFPSPFYRWRPHPWHGLEVGPNPPSLVHAYIEITPFDTVKYELDKTTGYLHVDRPQRSSALPPSLYGFVPRTYCGRRVGALMPNAKIGDRDPLDICVLSERPIDRSDVILQARVVGGLPMLDDGEADDKIIAVIKNDHLWSDVKDISELPGVLVERLRHYFSTYKLVPGESSHVVIDAAYNREHAERVILAAMEDYQDEYGS